One Hordeum vulgare subsp. vulgare chromosome 4H, MorexV3_pseudomolecules_assembly, whole genome shotgun sequence DNA window includes the following coding sequences:
- the LOC123448059 gene encoding stress response protein nst1-like: MCILCAVQRWSRRVATMLPWLVLPLILLWALSQLLPAAYRFEVTSPRLACVSVLLLTLFWYEILLPRLSLWRARRSARLREERRAHALELQKLRKTATRRCRNCNNPYRDQNPGGGKFMCSYCGHVSKRPVLDIGPAGKVPAGWPCTQDWANAVGDPGYWLDLQCSTDNSYSGFSWRLFSCFCTSMSWFWKKVFRFGSSVDSGGLGRDGRMLTKAGDNGGKAEESRLDKAKRKAEEKRLARLEREMLEEEERKQREEMAKLVEERRRLRDEKAEAEERSKGATPVGEKDARKEAERRRQERRRKEDKGSSKSNSDCEDVERRVSREGEKKRDFDRRNDTDRRDVARVGTDGYKPNNFEANSQGSKIAQSKTKYFGRMTGGLLSSSRGFGGGSFFGRSAQAPVHQANRVTKPLVTATDQSIKRDTQPAATPALAKSATPAETRNSLTNFSRPVSPNMQAHPTGLKKSWHQLFSRSAAVSPCPDITASARQKNMQPAPNGAQISSAQNFLAQYPPLDSTPKLSQSMHSAGFLPVNGASANMQLSHFPAGHLPLGKVAEAALLEEPEQFEDPCYDPDAIALLGPVSESLDNFPPDWDSRFTLNDVTKEPHVRNPMPSPIESPLSRSRTVERNPIRPSHFSTAKGHNGSMSAEATNEQGTWQMWSTPLVQDSLGLRGPQAQWLLPNTNQFNHGISHLNGGSGTRSPLGAGLSDNDLWPQKSPFQQLPLDTKSLFLSHDMSESAIHKDSGFGSPNKAARAHPFGPPDPYHSWSKEQLVPNGPQEGSPICSPPTGGHAGLFPTNPNAQSVWSFDKKRDSIEVMGEARLPPSSLGS; this comes from the exons ATGTGTATACTGTGCGCCGTGCAACGGTGGTCGCGCCGCGTCGCCACCATGCTGCCGTGGCTCGTCCTCCCGCTCATCCTCCTCTGGGCGCTCTCCCAGCTCCTGCCCGCCGCCTACCGCTTCGAGGTCACCTCCCCGCGCCTCGCCTGCGTCTCCGTCCTCCTCCTCACCCTCTTCTGGTACGAGATTCTCCTCCCGCGCCTCTCCCTCTGGCGCGCCCGCCGCTCGGCCCGCCTCCGCGAGGAGCGCCGAGCCCATGCGCTCGAGCTTCAGAAGCTCCGCAAGACCGCCACACGCCGCTGCCGCAACTGCAACAATCCCTACAGGGACCAGAACCCCGGCGGCGGCAAGTTCATGTGCTCCTACTGTGGCCACGTATCCAAGCGGCCTGTGCTTGACATTGGCCCTGCGGGGAAGGTCCCGGCTGGCTGGCCTTGCACTCAGGATTGGGCCAATGCTGTCGGTGACCCCGGTTACTGGCTTGACCTGCAGTGTTCCACCGATAATTCCTACTCAGGCTTCTCATGGCGGCTCTTCTCGTGCTTTTGCACCAGCATGTCATGGTTCTGGAAGAAAGTCTTCAGGTTTGGGTCATCGGTGGACAGCGGTGGATTGGGCCGGGATGGCAGAATGTTGACAAAAGCAGGGGACAATGGAGGGAAGGCTGAGGAGAGCAGATTGGACAAGGCGAAAAGGAAGGCTGAGGAGAAGAGGTTGGCCAGGTTGGAGAGGGAAATGCTCGAGGAGGAGGAAAGGAAGCAGCGCGAAGAGATGGCAAAGCTAGTGGAGGAGCGGAGAAGGCTGAGGGATGAGAAGGCAGAGGCTGAGGAGCGATCCAAAGGCGCTACTCCCGTCGGGGAGAAGGATGCTAGGAAGGAAGCAGAACGTAGGCggcaggagaggaggagaaaggaaGACAAGGGATCAAGCAAGAGCAATTCAGACTGTGAGGATGTTGAGAGAAGAGTAAGCagagaaggtgagaagaagcgtgACTTTGATAGAAGGAATGACACAGACAGGCGGGATGTGGCAAGAGTTGGGACAGATGGATATAAGCCCAATAACTTTGAAGCTAACAGTCAGGGTAGCAAGATAGCACAGAGCAAGACGAAGTACTTTGGTCGCATGACTGGAGGTTTGTTATCTTCTTCCAGAGGTTTTGGCGGTGGTTCCTTTTTTGGTAGAAGTGCTCAGGCCCCTGTTCATCAAGCTAACAGGGTGACTAAACCGCTCGTTACTGCAACTGACCAGAGTATTAAAAGAGACACCCAACCTGCAGCTACACCAGCACTGGCCAAATCTGCTACACCCGCAGAAACTAGAAATTCATTGACTAATTTTAGTCGACCT gttagtccaaatatgcagGCACATCCTACAGGCCTTAAAAAGTCATGGCATCAGTTGTTTAGTCGCTCCGCTGCAGTTTCCCCTTGTCCCGATATTACTGCTTCAGCTCGTCAGAAGAACATGCAGCCTGCCCCAAATGGTGCACAAATAAGTAGTGCCCAAAATTTCCTGGCTCAGTATCCTCCTCTGGACAGCACGCCGAAGTTAAGCCAATCCATGCACTCTGCAGGGTTTTTGCCAGTGAATGGAGCATCTGCCAATATGCAGCTGTCTCATTTTCCAGCTGGACATTTGCCCTTGGGTAAAGTTGCAGAAGCAGCATTACTGGAAGAACCCGAGCAATTTGAGGACCCATGCTATGATCCAGATGCCATCGCATTGCTTGGTCCAGTTTCAGAGTCCCTAGACAACTTCCCTCCAGACTGGGATAGCAGATTCACCTTGAATGATGTTACAAAGGAACCACATGTTAGGAACCCCATGCCTTCACCAATTGAGTCTCCTCTATCAAGATCACGAACTGTTGAACGAAATCCTATCAGACCCTCACATTTCTCTACTGCAAAAGGGCATAATGGTTCAATGTCAGCTGAGGCTACCAATGagcaaggcacatggcaaatGTGGAGCACGCCACTGGTTCAGGACAGTTTAGGCCTGCGAGGTCCTCAGGCACAATGGCTTTTACCAAACACAAATCAATTCAACCATGGCATCAGTCACTTGAATGGTGGAAGTGGAACAAGAAGCCCCCTCGGTGCTGGTCTGAGTGACAATGATTTATGGCCGCAGAAATCACCCTTCCAGCAATTGCCTCTTGATACAAAGAGTCTGTTCCTTTCACACGACATGTCAGAAAGTGCTATACACAAAGACTCGGGTTTTGGATCTCCAAACAAAGCAGCCCGTGCGCACCCCTTTGGGCCACCTGATCCTTATCATTCTTGGTCCAA GGAGCAGCTGGTGCCGAATGGACCCCAGGAAGGTAGTCCAATCTGCTCGCCTCCGACTGGAGGGCATGCTGGTTTGTTTCCAACAAATCCAAATGCACAATCAGTCTGGTCGTTTGATAAGAAAAGGGACAGCATAGAAGTTATGGGTGAAGCAAGGCTCCCTCCTTCCAGTCTAGGGAGTTGA